One Silene latifolia isolate original U9 population chromosome 4, ASM4854445v1, whole genome shotgun sequence DNA segment encodes these proteins:
- the LOC141651137 gene encoding uncharacterized protein LOC141651137 yields the protein MTEVKEQHVISFIKRNIISRFGIPSKIICDNGSQFISDNTEGFCARWNITLRKSAPRYPQTNGQAESSNKIIVENLRKRLEELGGKWADELPLVLWSDRTTPKMATGQTPFSLVYGAEAVIPSEVLVPTHIYGCQTAEQNKVEMARSLDTVDELRESAYIRMASYKQSVARTYNKNVKIRTLEVGDLVLRRVFENTKNHKAGKFAYKWEGPYQVEIIIKNGAYSLSPGTGAMHLEPGQLPGYIYVESKLQKSVAKRKYNKSRA from the exons ATGACAGAGGTAAAAGAGCAACATGTGATCTCTTTCATAAAGCGCAACATCATAAGCAGATTTGGGATACCATCCAAGATCAtatgcgataatgggtcccagTTCATATCAGATAACACCGAGGGCTTTTGTGCACGATGGAACATAACATTAAGAAAGTCAGCCCCCAGATATccacaaaccaacggccaagcagAGTCCAGCAATAAGATCATTGTGGAGAACCTCAGAAAACGGCTGGAAGAGCTGGGGGGAAAATGGGCAGATGAACTACCACTGGTACTCTGGTCAGACAGGACAACACCGAAAATGGCAACAGGCCAAACTCCGTTTAGCCTCGTATACGGGGCAGAGGCAGTGATACCCTCGGAAGTTCTGGTACCCACGCACATATACGGCTGTCAGACGGCAGAGCAGAACAAAGTCGAAATGGCCAGAAGTCTGGATACAGTTGATGAGCTACGAGAAAGTGCCTACATACGTATGGCATCATATAAACAATCTGTCGCAAGGACGTACAACAAGAATGTCAAGATAAGGACCCTTGAAGTAGGGGACCTAGTACTCAGAAGGGTATTCGAAAATACCAAGAACCACAAAGCAGGCAAgtttgcctacaaatgggaagggccATATCAGGTCGAAATCATTATCAAGAATGGGGcatacag TTTATCGCCAGGAACAGGAGCTATGCACCTGGAGCCAGGTCAGCTTCCTGGGTATATCTATGTGGAATCAAAACTCCAGAAATCAGTGGCAAAACGCAAGTATAACAAAAGTAGGGCCTAA